Proteins found in one Helicobacter sp. NHP19-003 genomic segment:
- a CDS encoding restriction endonuclease, producing MTMHEILSTLIERKYEEIKKKQQTGMFEKIFAFEANAIGQIGEAFVKEVFKAFSLPLDSNKEVIHDEYDLLSQGKKIEIKTARKGLKNDTFQFNGINPKYNYDYIILLGITANDLLYYIIDKKQDHSYKHKERKDTIRINGKEKKLVAMNPGNQANYKLTLSLKELKPIAGFAEELTKIFGGGNHD from the coding sequence ATGACCATGCATGAGATTTTATCAACACTCATAGAGCGCAAATATGAAGAGATTAAGAAAAAACAGCAAACGGGCATGTTTGAAAAGATTTTTGCTTTTGAAGCAAACGCCATAGGGCAGATTGGGGAGGCGTTTGTGAAAGAAGTTTTTAAAGCCTTTAGCTTGCCTTTAGATTCAAATAAAGAAGTGATCCACGATGAATACGATTTGCTCTCACAAGGCAAAAAGATAGAGATCAAAACGGCTAGAAAAGGTTTAAAAAACGACACATTTCAATTTAATGGGATCAACCCTAAATACAATTACGATTACATTATCCTATTGGGCATCACAGCCAACGATTTGCTTTACTACATCATTGACAAAAAGCAAGACCACAGCTACAAGCACAAAGAACGCAAGGACACAATCCGCATCAATGGTAAAGAAAAGAAATTGGTGGCAATGAACCCGGGCAATCAAGCCAACTACAAACTCACCCTATCTTTAAAGGAATTAAAACCCATTGCAGGATTTGCAGAGGAGCTGACAAAGATTTTTGGGGGTGGCAATCATGATTAA
- a CDS encoding SAM-dependent methyltransferase, translating to MSLKYVNGGLMKANAKNHLDAYYTKPAIAKELFNTTKEVIAQYENLDKYTWLEPSVGEGCFYDLLPETKIGIDINPTKEGVIQANFLEWELPKKPLIVIGNPPFGHRGVLALEFIKHAQSAEFVAFILPMFFASLGKGSVRYRVPNLHLLHEQPLPKNSFYLANGKEKDISCVFQIWSKNHKNPTSEFNWYRHKQGEPFSHLLKVITVSLAKNRECGKTWIFEKKANFYLSSTFFKQTAVVPEFAQVNYKSGIAIIYHENAPKDKLDKLFLNANWCQYSSLATNGCRHIGKSHIYQLLKDGGFSENDHA from the coding sequence ATGTCTTTAAAATATGTCAATGGCGGGCTGATGAAAGCAAATGCTAAAAACCACCTAGATGCTTACTACACCAAACCCGCCATCGCCAAAGAGCTTTTTAACACCACTAAAGAGGTTATCGCCCAATACGAAAACCTAGACAAATACACTTGGCTAGAGCCCAGCGTGGGGGAGGGGTGTTTTTACGATCTCTTACCCGAAACTAAAATCGGGATCGACATCAACCCCACTAAAGAGGGCGTGATTCAAGCTAACTTTTTAGAGTGGGAGCTCCCAAAAAAGCCCCTAATTGTGATCGGCAATCCGCCCTTTGGGCATCGGGGAGTTTTGGCTTTGGAGTTCATCAAGCACGCTCAAAGTGCGGAGTTTGTGGCCTTTATCTTGCCCATGTTTTTTGCCAGTCTAGGCAAGGGGTCGGTGCGCTATCGGGTGCCAAATTTGCATTTATTGCACGAGCAACCCCTACCTAAAAACTCTTTTTACCTAGCCAATGGCAAAGAAAAGGACATCAGCTGTGTGTTCCAAATTTGGAGCAAGAATCACAAAAACCCCACCAGCGAGTTTAATTGGTACCGCCACAAGCAAGGCGAACCCTTTAGCCATTTATTAAAAGTCATCACTGTGTCCTTAGCCAAGAATAGAGAATGCGGCAAGACATGGATTTTTGAGAAAAAAGCCAATTTTTATCTCTCTAGCACCTTTTTTAAACAAACCGCCGTCGTGCCTGAGTTTGCGCAAGTGAATTACAAAAGCGGAATCGCCATTATTTATCACGAAAACGCCCCTAAAGACAAGTTAGACAAACTCTTTTTAAACGCGAATTGGTGTCAATACAGCTCTCTAGCCACAAATGGTTGCCGCCACATTGGCAAATCGCACATTTACCAACTTTTAAAAGATGGGGGGTTTAGTGAAAATGACCATGCATGA
- a CDS encoding PLP-dependent cysteine synthase family protein, whose translation MLIHKMGALIGSTPIFKFTHHDHPLPKNSCIYAKLEHLNPGGSVKDRLAKYLITEGLRSGRITEQTTIIEPTAGNTGIALALVALEHKLKTIFVVPEKFSLEKQQIMKALGAKVINTPSQEGIKGAIAKAKELAQSMEHSYLPLQFENPANPKAYTHSLGPEIFNELGAQITSFVAGVGSGGTFAGVAQYLKEQIPHIRLVGVEPEGSILNGGAEHPHEIEGIGVEFIPPFFEGLSIDGFETISDAEGFACTRELAKKHGLLVGSSSGAAFVAALREAQRLPENSHILTIFPDKADRYLSKGIYNT comes from the coding sequence ATGTTAATCCACAAAATGGGTGCGCTCATCGGCTCTACTCCGATCTTTAAATTCACCCACCACGACCACCCCCTGCCTAAGAACTCGTGTATTTACGCTAAATTAGAGCATTTAAACCCGGGCGGGAGTGTGAAAGACCGCCTAGCCAAATACTTGATCACAGAAGGGCTAAGATCGGGGCGCATCACAGAGCAAACCACCATCATAGAACCCACCGCCGGCAACACCGGCATCGCCCTAGCCCTAGTTGCCCTAGAACATAAACTCAAAACCATCTTTGTGGTGCCCGAAAAATTTAGCCTAGAAAAGCAACAGATCATGAAGGCACTAGGGGCAAAAGTCATCAACACGCCCAGCCAAGAGGGCATTAAGGGAGCAATCGCCAAAGCCAAAGAGTTGGCCCAAAGCATGGAGCACAGCTACCTGCCCCTGCAATTTGAAAACCCCGCTAACCCTAAGGCCTACACCCACAGCCTAGGTCCCGAAATTTTTAACGAGTTGGGCGCACAAATCACAAGCTTTGTTGCTGGGGTGGGCAGTGGAGGGACATTTGCAGGTGTGGCACAATACTTAAAAGAGCAAATCCCACATATCCGCCTCGTGGGTGTAGAGCCTGAAGGTTCTATTTTAAATGGGGGTGCAGAACACCCACACGAAATCGAGGGCATCGGCGTGGAGTTCATCCCGCCCTTTTTTGAAGGCTTAAGCATCGATGGCTTTGAAACCATCAGCGATGCAGAGGGCTTTGCTTGCACTAGGGAGCTGGCCAAAAAACATGGACTCTTGGTTGGCAGCTCGAGCGGGGCGGCCTTTGTGGCGGCTTTAAGGGAGGCACAGAGGCTACCAGAAAACAGCCACATTTTAACGATTTTCCCCGACAAGGCGGACCGCTACCTCTCAAAAGGGATTTACAACACTTAA
- a CDS encoding S-ribosylhomocysteine lyase: MKKANVESFNLDHRKVKAPYVRVAGRKVGEKGDVIVKYDVRLKQPNKAHMDMPSLHSLEHLVAELIRNHADYVLDFSPMGCQTGFYLMVLNHEHYNEILDLLEKTMHDVLNAKEVPACNEVQCGWAASHSLEGAQALAREFLDKRGEWSEVGI, encoded by the coding sequence ATGAAAAAAGCCAATGTGGAGAGTTTTAATTTAGACCACCGCAAAGTCAAAGCCCCCTATGTGCGCGTGGCGGGGCGCAAGGTGGGCGAAAAAGGCGATGTGATCGTGAAATACGATGTGCGTTTGAAACAGCCCAACAAGGCGCACATGGACATGCCAAGCTTGCACTCTTTAGAGCATTTGGTGGCGGAGTTGATCCGTAACCATGCGGACTATGTGCTAGACTTTTCGCCCATGGGTTGCCAAACGGGCTTTTACCTCATGGTCTTAAATCACGAGCATTACAACGAGATTTTAGACCTATTAGAAAAAACCATGCACGATGTGCTCAACGCCAAAGAAGTCCCGGCGTGTAACGAAGTGCAATGCGGCTGGGCTGCTAGCCACTCTTTAGAGGGCGCACAAGCTTTAGCTAGGGAGTTTTTGGATAAGAGGGGGGAGTGGAGCGAGGTGGGGATTTAA
- a CDS encoding cystathionine gamma-synthase: MRLQTKLIHGGISEDATTGAVSVPIYQTSTYRQEKVGQHKGYEYSRSGNPTRHALEELIAALEGGVKGFAFASGLAGIHATLTLFKSGGHILLGNDVYGGTFRLFSQVLSKTGLTYTLIDSSESAQIQAALQPNTKALYLETPSNPLLKITDLKKCAALAKEHGLVTIVDNTFATPYLQNPLELGADIVVHSATKYLGGHSDVVAGLVTTNSPKLAQEIGFLQNAIGGVLGPQDSWLIQRGIKTLAVRMQAHGKNALGVARFLQAHPKVDKVYYPGLESHPHHALAKSQMRGFGGMLSFTLKDEAQAAPFIERLKIFTLAESLGGVESLVSVPALMTHACIPKEQRLKAGVSDGLVRLSVGIEDMEDLIEDLDQALKG; encoded by the coding sequence ATGCGCTTACAAACAAAACTTATCCATGGCGGAATCAGTGAGGACGCAACTACGGGGGCGGTGAGTGTGCCCATTTACCAGACCTCCACCTACCGCCAAGAAAAAGTCGGGCAACACAAGGGCTATGAATACTCCCGTTCAGGCAACCCCACCCGCCATGCCCTAGAGGAATTGATCGCCGCCTTAGAGGGGGGGGTCAAGGGTTTTGCCTTCGCTTCAGGCTTAGCGGGAATCCACGCCACCCTCACGCTCTTTAAAAGCGGTGGCCACATTTTGCTAGGCAATGATGTCTATGGGGGCACCTTTAGGCTCTTTAGTCAGGTTTTGTCTAAAACAGGGCTCACATACACCTTGATAGACAGCAGCGAGTCTGCCCAAATCCAAGCGGCACTACAGCCCAACACCAAAGCCCTTTATTTAGAAACCCCCAGCAACCCGCTTTTAAAAATCACAGACCTAAAAAAGTGCGCCGCTCTAGCCAAAGAACATGGGCTAGTTACCATTGTAGACAACACCTTCGCCACCCCCTATTTGCAAAACCCCCTAGAGTTAGGGGCAGACATTGTGGTGCACAGCGCAACCAAGTATCTAGGCGGGCACAGCGATGTGGTGGCGGGCTTGGTAACCACGAACAGCCCTAAATTAGCCCAAGAAATCGGCTTTTTGCAAAACGCCATCGGGGGAGTGCTAGGACCACAGGATAGTTGGCTGATTCAGCGGGGCATAAAGACCCTAGCCGTGCGCATGCAAGCGCATGGAAAAAACGCTCTAGGTGTGGCGCGGTTTCTGCAAGCCCACCCCAAAGTAGACAAAGTCTACTACCCCGGCTTGGAAAGCCACCCCCACCACGCCCTAGCCAAATCCCAAATGCGCGGCTTTGGCGGCATGCTCTCTTTCACGCTCAAAGACGAAGCCCAAGCCGCCCCCTTTATAGAACGCCTTAAAATATTTACCCTCGCCGAGAGTTTAGGTGGAGTGGAGAGTTTGGTGAGCGTGCCTGCCCTGATGACACACGCGTGTATCCCCAAAGAGCAACGCCTCAAAGCAGGAGTGAGCGATGGTTTAGTGCGCCTGTCTGTGGGGATTGAGGACATGGAGGATTTGATCGAAGATTTAGACCAAGCATTAAAAGGATAG
- a CDS encoding tetratricopeptide repeat protein, protein MCYNPPSFQTKGQTTLSTFSKALENAYHQSTEDDTELENALAQFKKCKVKTNAALNALNSATASPQALEQANNLAKSLEDLEVLLNALQESHTDLLQGTNSSQNPNPTQATNADALRPSPNTTALEVKPLWKYGANTLQAFKDYMQAKDTGSASAWLELGKMAVEGIVLYPDNNTAMRCFQKAIELGSVQAMVELGKVYMENRDTQITEYGSGEALSGEEVIHALNPLKDDLESEDYLTIFKHCQVFKDKTLTNCQEKAQELFEKAGELGEGRAYRQLGELYRQYNNFGETAEGSKAKSYECYKKVVELLKRQAKQGDTEAWAEMG, encoded by the coding sequence GTGTGCTACAATCCCCCTTCATTCCAAACAAAAGGACAAACCACACTTTCCACTTTCAGCAAAGCTTTAGAAAATGCCTACCACCAAAGCACAGAGGACGACACAGAGTTAGAAAACGCTTTAGCGCAATTTAAAAAATGCAAAGTCAAAACAAACGCGGCGTTAAATGCCCTCAACTCTGCCACAGCAAGCCCCCAAGCTTTAGAACAAGCCAATAACTTAGCTAAATCTTTAGAGGATTTAGAAGTGTTGTTAAACGCTTTGCAAGAAAGCCACACAGATTTATTGCAAGGCACAAACTCTAGCCAAAACCCTAACCCCACACAAGCCACAAATGCGGACGCGTTGCGTCCTTCCCCAAACACCACAGCCCTTGAAGTCAAGCCCCTATGGAAATACGGCGCAAACACTTTGCAAGCCTTTAAAGATTACATGCAAGCCAAAGACACCGGTAGTGCTAGCGCGTGGCTAGAGCTAGGCAAAATGGCGGTGGAGGGGATTGTGTTATACCCGGATAACAACACAGCCATGCGTTGTTTTCAAAAGGCCATAGAATTAGGCTCCGTGCAAGCGATGGTGGAGCTGGGTAAGGTGTATATGGAAAATAGGGACACACAAATTACAGAGTATGGGAGTGGGGAGGCATTGAGTGGGGAGGAGGTCATTCATGCCTTAAACCCCCTAAAAGACGATCTAGAGAGCGAGGATTATTTAACAATTTTCAAACATTGCCAAGTCTTTAAAGACAAAACGCTCACAAATTGCCAAGAAAAAGCACAAGAGCTTTTTGAAAAAGCAGGGGAGCTAGGGGAGGGGCGCGCTTACCGCCAATTAGGCGAACTATACCGCCAATATAATAATTTTGGCGAAACTGCGGAGGGCTCTAAAGCCAAATCTTACGAGTGTTATAAAAAGGTGGTGGAATTATTAAAACGCCAAGCCAAACAAGGCGACACAGAAGCATGGGCTGAGATGGGATAA